The genomic stretch CGCCGTCAGTCTACTTCCCGTGGAATAGACTGGCTGCGTCATGGCCGAGGGCACCTACGTCTCGGAGCTCGAGGAGGGGGCCCTCGTCGAGGCCACCTTCGCCGTCCAGCGCAAGCGCACGCGCCGGACGCGAAACGGCGACGCGTTCCTCTCGCTCGAGCTCGCCGACCGCACCGGCCGCGTGCCCGCGGTGGTCTGGAACGACGTCAACCTCCTGGCCGGCAGGTTCGACGAGGGGGACACCGTGCGCGTGCTGGGGAGGGTGGAGACGTACGACGGCCGGCCCCAGATCGCAGTCAGGGACGTGCAGCGGCTCGACGCCGGCGACGCGCTGGAGCTGGTGCCGGGATCGAGGCGGGACGCCGACACGCTCGACGGAATGCTCGAGTTCCTGGCCGGTGAGATCCACGACGCTGGACTGGCGGCGCTCGTCGGCGTCTTCCTCGACGACGCCCGGTACCGCGGCCGCCTGCGCGCCGCGGCCGCCTCCGAGACGCACCATGCCTACGCGGGCGGCCTGCTGGAGCACACCGTCGCCGTCGCCACGCTCTGCCGCGAGGCGGCCGGCCTGCACCCCCGCCTGAAGAGCGATCTCCTGCTTGCGGCCGCACTGCTCCACGACGCCGGCCGCACCGAGACGTTCCGGCCGGGCGTGACGATTGCGGTGTCCGAGGAGGGGCGCCTGCTCGGGCACGTCCTTGCCGGCGTTCGGATGATCGACGCCGCGGCTCGCACGGTGGCGATCGACGACGAGCGCCTGCTGCCGCTGCTGAACGCCGTCGCGGGCCACCACGGGCCCTTCGAGGGCCGGCGGCTGGAGACGCCAGAGTCGGTCTGCCTGTTCCAGGCGAACCTGCTCGACGCCCGCACCGCTGAGTCGTTCTAGCCTTTCGGGAGCATGTTCGAGTACTACGACCGCCGGGCGCCGGAGTACGACGAGTGGTATCTCGGGACGGGGCTGTTCGCGACGCAGGAGCGCCCGGGCTGGGGCGACGAGCTCGACCAGCTGTGCCGGGCCATCGCTTCGTTGCCTGATATGACGACGCTCGACGTTGCGTGCGGCACGGCATTCCTCACGCGCCATCTGCGCGGGCCGGTGACGGCCATCGACCAGAGCGAGCGCATGGTCCAGATCGCTCGCGAACGGTTGCCCGGGGCGAGGGTGATGCAGGGCGAGGCGATCCCGCTGCCCTTTGCGAGCGCGAGCTTCGACCGCGTGTTCACCGGGCACTTCTACGGGCATCTGCGCGCCGGCGAGCGGGAGCGGTTCGTGTACGAGGCTCGCCGGGTGGGGCGCGAGCTGGTCGTCGTCGACTCGCACGAGCGGGTCGACCGCGGCGTCGAGGAGGAGCAGGAGCGGGTGCTCAACGACGGGTCCCTGCACTCCGTCTACAAGCGGTACTTCACCGCGGATCGTCTGCTCGCCGAGCTGGGTGCCGGCGAGGTGCTGCACGACGGGCGCTGGTTCGTCATGGTGCGGTCGCAATCCGGCAGTGCGCCGGTGGCGTAGGATCTCGTGCCATGACCGTCAAGCTGCATCGCTGCTCGGGCACCGCCATCAAGGGCCCGCACCCATGCTGGGTCGCACAGCACGCGCTCGACGAGGCGGGCGTCGAGTACGACCTGGTGAAGCATCCGGTGCTGCGGCCGTTCCGCGGAGGGCTCAAGCAGCTGACCGGCCAGCGCAAGCTGCCGCTCGTGGAGTACGACGACGGGACGTTCCTGCGCGACTCGAAGACGATCGCCAAGCGCGCCACGGACGGCTCGCTGCAGCCGCCCGGCGAACGAGCGCCGCTTCCCTAGCCCGGCTCGCCGAGGCCGGGCACCTGTCTGCGCGCGCGGTGCACCGCCGCGCCCGCGATTGCGAGCGCCACGCCGATCGCGACCATGAGATACGCCCACTGCCGGTCACTGCGCGCGGGCTCGACCACGGCCGCCAGCGTCAGCAGCGCGCCGAGCGCGCCCAGCCAGAGCAGTCCCCCGATCTCTGCAACCGCCGCCAGTGCGAGCGACGCGAGCGCCGTCGCAAACAGCACGACCGCCCAGCTCGACACCCCGCTGTTTCCGCTCCGAACGGCGTCGGCGATAACACCGACGGTGCCGGCGAGCTCCGCGAGCAGCGCCGCCAGATAGAGCGCCTGTGTCGCGACCGGCCGCGTCCATCCGAGAAGCGCCGCGCCCACGGCCGCCGCGATGATCGCCTGGACGAGGAACGTCCGGGCGATCGACCACGGGCCGGCGTCCGCCGCGAGGAACGCGGTCAGCGCGACGACCGAGGCGGCGGCCGCCCACGTCGTCAGACGCACCAGCCGCAGCGCGGGGTACATCCCTGCCGATACCGCAAGCGATATCAGCGCCGCCCACAGCCCGTACCCGCGCGACTGGCCCCATGCCGACGAGGCGCCGACGAACGTCAGCCCGAGCACGATGTCGCCGACCGTGGCGCACAGCTCCACCTCCCAGGCCGGCCGCCGGATCCGGTCGAGCGCCACCGCACCGAGCAGCAGCACCGCCGGAAAGACGAACGGCGTGAGCTTCTGCGCGTCGCGCGACAGGTCGCCGTAGTCGATGATGTAGAGGAACGCCGCGCCGGCGATCGCGGTGAGCACTCCAAGCGCCCGGAACAGGCCGCCCGGGTCGATCGCTCGCTGCCGGTCGGCGCGCCCGAGCAGCCGTCTCAGGTCGGCGGGCGCGAGCGCCCCGGCGTCGAGGGCGCGCTCCGTGCGGTCCACCAGCTCGCGGTTGTGGGTGAGCGACCGGGCCACCGCCCGACCACGCTAGCGGGCGCGGCGGATGAGCACCGATCAGACGTTGAAGCGGATGTTCAGCACGTCGCCGTCCTTGACGACGTAGTCGCGCCCCTCCACGCGCACCCAGCCGCGCCGCTTCGCCTCGGTCTCGCCGCCCGCCTCCACCAGCCGGTCCCACTCGATCACCTCCGCCCGGATGAACCCGCGAGCGAGGTCGGTGTGGATCTTTCCCGCCGCCTCCTGCGCGTTCTGGCCCCGGCGAATCGTCCACGCCCGCGTCTCCTTCTCGCCCGATGTGAAGAACGGGATCAGGTCGAGCGCGTGGTATGCGGCCAGGCTGACCTGATCGAGCGCCGGCGACGCGATGCCGAGATCGTCCAGGAAGGCCTGGCGATCGGCCTCGTCCAGCTCGGCGATCTCGGCCTCGAGCTTCGCGTCCAGCGCGATCGTCTCGATGCCGCGGTCGTGGCCGAAGGCTCGCAGCGCCGCGACCGACTCGTCATTCCCCGACTCGTCGACGTTCGCGATGTAGAGCGCGGGCTTGGCGGTCAGCAGGTCGAGGCCCTCCGGCATGTCGATGCCGAACGACCGCGCCGGCCGTCCCTGCTCCAGCCCCGCCTCCAGCTCGCGCAGCAGGTCGTGCTCGGCGACGGCCGCGGCCTCCCCCGACTTCGCCGTCTTGGCCACCCGCTCGATCCGGCGCTGCACGGCCGCCTGGTCGGCGAACACGAGCTCCAGCTCCACGGTCTCGGCGTCGTCGAGCGGATCGACCCGCCCCGACGGGTGCGCCACCTGCTCGTCGGAGAAGCAGCGGACGACGAGGACGACGGCATCCGTCGTGCGGATGTGCGCGAGCAGCTCGCCGCCCAGCCCCTCCCCGCGCTTGGCGCCGCGCACCAGACGTGTCAAATCCACGACCTCGAGCGTCGCGGGCACCACGCGCCGGGATTCGGACACGCGCGCAAGCGCCGCGAGCCGCGGGTCGCGCACGTCGGCGATGCCCTGGCCCCCGTCAGCAGAGACCGAGGCGCCGCACAGGCAGCGCAGCGTGGTCGTGACGCCGGACCACGGCAGGCCGAGCAGTCCGAGGCCGGCCATGGGTCAGGCAGCCGCCGTCAGAACCCGACCCGCCCCACGTGCGTCTCGCGGCGCACGTAGCAGACCTTGGACACGTCCACGTGGTGGGCGACCCCGTCGCCGGTGAACGACGCGAGGCCCGATCCCTGCTGCAGCGTCTGCTCGAGCCGGGCCCACTCCTCCTCCGGGAGCTTCGCGCTGATGATCAGCCCGCCCTCGAATCCGATCTCGACACGCGAATCAGCCATGCTCGCTCTCCTCGTTGGGGGGTTGCACAAGCTCGACGAGCACACCCTCGACGCTGTGCGGGTGGATGAACGCGACCCGGAGGCCGAACAGCCCGACCCGCGGCGTCTCGTCGATCAGCTCGGCTCCCGCATCGGCCGCCTCGCCGAGGGCGGCTCCGATGTCGTCGACCCGCAGCGCGACGTGGTGCATGCCCGGCCCGCGGTTGGCGAGGAACTTGCCCACCGGCGTCTCCGGCCCGAGCGGCCGCAGCAGCTCGATGCGGCCGACGCCGAGCAGCATCGTGGCCGCCTCGACGCCCTGCTCGGGCACCGTCTCGCGGTGTTCCAGGCGACCGCCGAGCACGCGCTCGTACGTTGCAATGGCCGAATCGAGATCCGCAACCGCGTGCCCGATATGATGGATCTCCTGCGTGCGCACTGCGCACGGATCCTAGTGGGACAGACCGCAATCGGGGGTACACCAATGGGCTTTCTGGACAAGATCAAGCAACAGGCGACGGATGTCGCGAGCACCGTCGTCGAGAAGACGCAGGAGACGGCGAAGACCGGCCAGCTGCAGATGCAGCTGCGCAGCCTGAAGAACGAGGAGCGGGACGGGCTGGCCGACCTCGGCGCCGCGATGATGGCGCTCGGCGAGACGCCGTCGTCGCTCAGCGACCAGGCCGACCGGGTGCGGCAGATCCGGCTGCGGATCGCCGAGAAGGAGGCGGAGATCTCCGAGGTGCGCGAGGCGGACGCCCAGGAGCCGTCGTCCTCCCCCCCGCCGTCGACCCCGGCCGACACGGTCGAGAGCGACGCCGAGGAGGTCGTCGAGGCGCCGCAGTCCTCGGCCACCGACGAGACCACCGCCGGCTGACCGACGGCCGCCGTCGGGCCTAGCCGTCCGCCGCCGGCGGCGGCTGCTCGCTCCGCAGCACCGCCTCGCGGCGCCGGGTGGGCGTCGCGGGCGTGCGCGGAGCGTGGGTCGTCGACACGATCTCCGGCTGCTCGCGCGGCAGCTCGACGCCGATCTGGCCGGAGGCGTTGGACGCCGGCTCGAGGCCGGCCAGCAGCGCGTCGATCTCCTCGCGCTCCAGCGTCTCCTTCTCGAGCAGCGCCGAGGCGAGGGCATCGAGGTGCCGGCGGTGCGCCCGCACCAGCCTCAGGGCCTCGGCATACGCCTGGTCGGTGATCTCGCGCTGCTCTCCGTCGCGGAGCCGCTTGGTCTCCTCGGACAGCGCGTAGTTGTCGGCCCGCATCTGGTGCGACGTCGTCGAGGTGCCCATGCCCCATTCGAACACCATCGAGCGAGCGACCGCGGTCGCTCGCTCGAGGTCGTTGGCCGCGCCGTTGGTGATACGGCCGAAGACCACCTGCTCGGCCGCACGGCCGCCCAGCGTGACCTTCAGCCAATCCTCGAGCTCGTCCTTCGAGAGCACGTACCGGTCCTCCTCGGGCAGGCTCATCATGAAGCCGAGCGCCCTCCCGCGCGGGACGATCGTGACCTTGTGGACGTCGTCGGACATCAGGCGCGCGAGCAGGGCGTGACCCGCCTCGTGGTAGGCGATGACGCGCTTCTCCTTGTCGGTGATCAGCTTGCGCTGCTGCAAGCCGGCCACGACCCGCTCCACGGCGGCGGTGAAGTCGGCCCCGGTGATCTCGTGGCGCTTCCCCCGGCCGGCGTGGATCGCCGCCTCGTTGCAGATGTTGGCGAGGTCTGCGCCGGTCAGGCCGGAGGTCTGGCGGGCGATGCGCCCGAGCTCGACGCTGTCGGCGAGCGGCTTGTTGCGCGTGTGCACCTCGAGGATCTCGGAGCGCCCCTTGAGATCGGGCGTGGCGACGTGGATCTGACGGTCGAACCGTCCGGGGCGGAGCAGCGCGGGGTCGAGGTCCTCCAGCCGGTTTGACGCCCCCATGATGATCAGGCGCTCGGCCTCCTCGAACCCGTCCAGCTCGACCAGCAGCTGGTTCAGCGTGTGGTCGTGCTCGCGGTTGTGGCTGCCGCCGGAGCGGGCGGTGCCCACCGCATCCAGCTCGTCGATGAAGATGATCGCCGGCTGGTGCTTTCGCGCCTCCTGGAAGAGCCGGCGGATGCGCGCGGAGCCGACCCCGACGAACATCTCGACGAACGACGACGCGCTCTGGAAGTAGAAGTTCGCGCCCGACTCGGTCGCGATCGCCTTGGCCATCAGCGTCTTGCCGGTCCCGGGCGGCCCGTAGAGCAGGACGCCCTTGGGGACGCGGGCGCCCAGCTTCTTGAACCGCTTCGGGTCCTTCAGGAACTCGACGATCTCCTGCAGCTCCTCACGCGCCTCGTCGGCGCCGGCGACGTCCTCCCACCGCACCTTGTGGCCGCTGCTCGGCTCGATCTTCATCGGCTTGGTGCTGGGCATCGCCCGCCACATCTTGTAGGCGAAGAAGACGATGGCAGCGAAGCAGAGCGGGATGAACCAGATCAGCAGCAGGCTGCCAAGCCACGCGATGAACCCGGACAGGAAGTCGATCACCGTGTCCAGAGTACCGCGTATTGCACGCTCTGCAAAATGACTCCTATGTCCGCGAAGCGCCCTCGAGCCGCAGCAGCTCGTCCAGCGCCGCCTGCGCGACCTCGAGCTCGTCGTCGCTCGGCTCCCGGGTCGCGGCCACCCGCTGCAGCTCGTACCCGGGCGCGCGGAGCGCACGCGCGAGCCGGCTGTCCGCGTGGCGTGTCATCCAGCCGAAGACCTCGGTCGCGACGCCGACGGCCGCCAGCCCGGCCACCAGGCGCGCCGGCCCTCGGCGCGAGGCGGGCAGCCTGCTGACCGCCACGTTGCCGACCACCGTGGCGGCCAGCATCGGCCCGACCATGTGCGACCCGCACCGCTCGTGCTCCTTCGTCGCGTCGGCGGCCGCCTCGTCCTGCTCGTAGCCGCCGATCGCCTTGTGCTCCGCGCCGTGGTACCCCGCCACCTGCGACCCCCGCAGCGACGCCAGCGCGGGAGCCAGCGAGAGCGCCGCTCCCAGCAGCTCCGCGGGTACGGCTCCGATCCGGGCGCGCCGGACGGCACGGCTCAGCACCACCGAGGCCGCCAGCGCGCCGAGCGTGCCGGCGCCCTCGAGCGGCAGCCGCGCCTCCGGCAGCCTGCGCCGCACGATCGGCAGCAGGTACCCCACCTCCGCGACGCGGGCGACGCCGCGCAGCCCGGGCACCGCCAGCAGGCGCTCGGGGACCTCCGGCTTGCGACCCGAGGCGAGACGCAGCTCACCGTCGGGCGTTCGCACCGCCGCCGCCCAGTGGTCGAGGCTGTGCACGAAGATGCCGTTGCGCAGCGCCATGCCGCCCAGCCGCACCTTCTCCGACCCCGCCGTGCTCACCCCTCCAGTATAGGCTGCAGCCATGGGAGACGACCTGTTCGCGGATGCCGCGGGAAGCCGCCTCGGCGAGGTGGCGCCGCTGCCACAGCGGGTGCGCCCGCAGGCGCTCGAGGAGTTCGCGGGCCAGC from Gaiellales bacterium encodes the following:
- a CDS encoding HD domain-containing protein, with amino-acid sequence MAEGTYVSELEEGALVEATFAVQRKRTRRTRNGDAFLSLELADRTGRVPAVVWNDVNLLAGRFDEGDTVRVLGRVETYDGRPQIAVRDVQRLDAGDALELVPGSRRDADTLDGMLEFLAGEIHDAGLAALVGVFLDDARYRGRLRAAAASETHHAYAGGLLEHTVAVATLCREAAGLHPRLKSDLLLAAALLHDAGRTETFRPGVTIAVSEEGRLLGHVLAGVRMIDAAARTVAIDDERLLPLLNAVAGHHGPFEGRRLETPESVCLFQANLLDARTAESF
- a CDS encoding class I SAM-dependent methyltransferase, whose product is MFEYYDRRAPEYDEWYLGTGLFATQERPGWGDELDQLCRAIASLPDMTTLDVACGTAFLTRHLRGPVTAIDQSERMVQIARERLPGARVMQGEAIPLPFASASFDRVFTGHFYGHLRAGERERFVYEARRVGRELVVVDSHERVDRGVEEEQERVLNDGSLHSVYKRYFTADRLLAELGAGEVLHDGRWFVMVRSQSGSAPVA
- the mce gene encoding methylmalonyl-CoA epimerase; the protein is MRTQEIHHIGHAVADLDSAIATYERVLGGRLEHRETVPEQGVEAATMLLGVGRIELLRPLGPETPVGKFLANRGPGMHHVALRVDDIGAALGEAADAGAELIDETPRVGLFGLRVAFIHPHSVEGVLVELVQPPNEESEHG
- the ftsH gene encoding ATP-dependent zinc metalloprotease FtsH, with amino-acid sequence MIDFLSGFIAWLGSLLLIWFIPLCFAAIVFFAYKMWRAMPSTKPMKIEPSSGHKVRWEDVAGADEAREELQEIVEFLKDPKRFKKLGARVPKGVLLYGPPGTGKTLMAKAIATESGANFYFQSASSFVEMFVGVGSARIRRLFQEARKHQPAIIFIDELDAVGTARSGGSHNREHDHTLNQLLVELDGFEEAERLIIMGASNRLEDLDPALLRPGRFDRQIHVATPDLKGRSEILEVHTRNKPLADSVELGRIARQTSGLTGADLANICNEAAIHAGRGKRHEITGADFTAAVERVVAGLQQRKLITDKEKRVIAYHEAGHALLARLMSDDVHKVTIVPRGRALGFMMSLPEEDRYVLSKDELEDWLKVTLGGRAAEQVVFGRITNGAANDLERATAVARSMVFEWGMGTSTTSHQMRADNYALSEETKRLRDGEQREITDQAYAEALRLVRAHRRHLDALASALLEKETLEREEIDALLAGLEPASNASGQIGVELPREQPEIVSTTHAPRTPATPTRRREAVLRSEQPPPAADG
- a CDS encoding glutathione S-transferase N-terminal domain-containing protein; translated protein: MTVKLHRCSGTAIKGPHPCWVAQHALDEAGVEYDLVKHPVLRPFRGGLKQLTGQRKLPLVEYDDGTFLRDSKTIAKRATDGSLQPPGERAPLP
- a CDS encoding DUF1385 domain-containing protein gives rise to the protein MSTAGSEKVRLGGMALRNGIFVHSLDHWAAAVRTPDGELRLASGRKPEVPERLLAVPGLRGVARVAEVGYLLPIVRRRLPEARLPLEGAGTLGALAASVVLSRAVRRARIGAVPAELLGAALSLAPALASLRGSQVAGYHGAEHKAIGGYEQDEAAADATKEHERCGSHMVGPMLAATVVGNVAVSRLPASRRGPARLVAGLAAVGVATEVFGWMTRHADSRLARALRAPGYELQRVAATREPSDDELEVAQAALDELLRLEGASRT
- the ychF gene encoding redox-regulated ATPase YchF is translated as MAGLGLLGLPWSGVTTTLRCLCGASVSADGGQGIADVRDPRLAALARVSESRRVVPATLEVVDLTRLVRGAKRGEGLGGELLAHIRTTDAVVLVVRCFSDEQVAHPSGRVDPLDDAETVELELVFADQAAVQRRIERVAKTAKSGEAAAVAEHDLLRELEAGLEQGRPARSFGIDMPEGLDLLTAKPALYIANVDESGNDESVAALRAFGHDRGIETIALDAKLEAEIAELDEADRQAFLDDLGIASPALDQVSLAAYHALDLIPFFTSGEKETRAWTIRRGQNAQEAAGKIHTDLARGFIRAEVIEWDRLVEAGGETEAKRRGWVRVEGRDYVVKDGDVLNIRFNV